Proteins found in one Amycolatopsis aidingensis genomic segment:
- a CDS encoding enolase C-terminal domain-like protein: MVPVEAVEVHAFELPTDGPGGVEQDGTLEWDSTTMVLVQAHAAGVTGTGYTYGDVATATLVASKLAPLALGADALTPPALWHRMFAAIRNAGRPGVGAMAVSAVDLAVWDLKARLLGLPLYRALPAFHDQVPVYGSGGFTNYPLDRLAGQLADWVEAGIGSVKLKISREPSRDAERLTAARAAIGPGPALLADANGALTRKQALHWAHRLAGEWNVCWFEEPVSSDDPGGLRLVREHGPGGLEVAAGEYGFVPHDFAGLLGSVDCLQADVTRCGGVTGLLQVAGLCTVHQVDLSAHCAPSASAHAFCAVRPLRHLEYFHDHVRFEGIAFDGTPTPVGGALRPDPDRPGLGLEVRWPDLEPYRAWGPAEEKGTR; the protein is encoded by the coding sequence ATGGTTCCCGTCGAGGCCGTCGAGGTGCACGCGTTCGAGCTGCCGACCGACGGCCCCGGCGGGGTGGAGCAGGACGGGACCCTGGAATGGGACTCCACCACCATGGTGCTCGTCCAGGCACATGCCGCGGGCGTGACCGGCACGGGCTACACCTATGGCGACGTGGCCACCGCCACACTGGTGGCCTCGAAACTGGCCCCGCTGGCGCTCGGCGCCGACGCGCTCACCCCGCCCGCGCTGTGGCACCGGATGTTCGCCGCGATCCGCAACGCGGGGCGACCGGGCGTGGGCGCCATGGCGGTGTCCGCGGTGGACCTCGCGGTGTGGGACCTCAAGGCCCGGCTGCTCGGCCTGCCGCTGTACCGCGCGCTGCCGGCCTTCCACGACCAGGTCCCGGTCTACGGCAGCGGCGGGTTCACCAACTACCCGCTCGACCGGCTTGCCGGGCAGCTCGCCGACTGGGTCGAAGCGGGGATCGGCAGCGTGAAGCTGAAGATCTCCCGCGAACCGTCGCGGGACGCGGAGCGGCTGACCGCCGCGCGCGCGGCGATCGGCCCCGGACCCGCGCTGCTTGCCGACGCCAACGGAGCGCTGACCCGCAAGCAGGCGCTGCACTGGGCGCACCGGCTGGCGGGGGAGTGGAACGTCTGCTGGTTCGAGGAACCGGTCAGCTCGGATGACCCCGGGGGGCTGCGCCTGGTGCGCGAGCACGGGCCCGGCGGGCTGGAGGTGGCGGCTGGCGAGTACGGCTTCGTCCCGCACGACTTCGCCGGGCTGCTGGGCTCGGTGGACTGCCTGCAGGCTGACGTGACCCGCTGCGGCGGCGTGACCGGCCTGCTGCAGGTCGCCGGCCTGTGCACCGTCCACCAGGTCGACCTTTCCGCGCACTGCGCCCCCTCGGCCTCGGCGCACGCCTTCTGCGCGGTTCGCCCGCTGCGGCACCTGGAGTACTTCCACGACCATGTCCGCTTCGAGGGGATCGCCTTCGACGGCACTCCGACCCCTGTGGGTGGTGCCCTGCGGCCCGATCCGGACCGGCCGGGGCTCGGGCTGGAGGTGAGATGGCCCGACCTCGAGCCCTACCGGGCGTGGGGTCCAGCCGAGGAGAAAGGAACACGCTGA
- a CDS encoding FAD-binding and (Fe-S)-binding domain-containing protein, giving the protein MRAARKAGLEVPAKTDPEVAGPPRGRVRLDTAGLERALREALDGEVRFDQGSRALYANDASNFRQVPIGVVVPRTREDVVATHRICHRFDAPVLNRGGGTSLSGETVNYAVVLDHTKYLTGIGMFDPDRRMVTCEPGVINEELNRHTGRHDLVFGPDPSSHGRCAIGGNIGNNSCGVHSVQSRLYGPGPRTSDNVHALEVVTYEGERFWVGNGEEDRIEEIVAAGGRKGEIYAALRELRDRYADAIRAGFRPVREVPRRVSGYNLDELLPGRGFNVASALVGTESTCVTVLRSTLLLTPAMQQRTLVVVRYPDIIAAAGHAPEIVERWRPIGLEALDGDLVRSQLEQRMHTREIQHLPGDADGAWLLVQFGADTACESAGQAGEFASWLEHEHRVEPGRILVATDAATSADIWQIREGGLGGTAFAHDRDNWPGWEDSAVPPHRLADYLAALRAKLDAHGLSGAMYGHFGEGCVHSRISFDLRSRTGVADYRAFLAEAADLVVSFGGSLSGEHGDGQQRAELLEKQYGAELVRAMREFKAIWDPDWKMNPGKVVDPYRLDEDLRLGAGYHPWHPGTAFAYPEENGDFAHAGLRCVGIGKCREPARDQVMCPSYQVTKEEKHSTRGRARLLFEMLNGEVITDGWQSREVADALDLCLACKGCTSECPVNVDIPTYKAEFLRHHYRSWRRWRPRHAYAFGLIDQAARAAARIPELANFATGAPGLDRLAKLAAGIDRRRPLPRFAPMTLQEWFRRRGGTANPHGRPVVLFPDTFNNHFHTEVGVACVEEIEAAGWRVVLPDRHMCCGRPLYDYGFLDLAGRYLGRVLDTLREYVRADVPVVGMEPSCLAVFRDELMRIMPHDEDARRLTANAYHFAEFFRTFDIRPPRLERDALLWGHCHHKATGGTAPERALLEDMGLDVREVTGGCCGLAGSWGFEDGKYQISMDCGEQALLPAVREADPATLMITDGFSCSTQIADAGTGRRALHTAQVLRQARLGAERTGTRPRPPGYRRVARTALGPAVALAAGWAGTRVLRGVAARR; this is encoded by the coding sequence ATGCGCGCGGCACGGAAGGCCGGACTCGAGGTCCCCGCCAAGACGGACCCGGAGGTGGCCGGACCGCCCCGAGGCAGGGTGCGGCTGGACACCGCGGGGCTGGAGCGCGCGCTGCGCGAGGCGCTGGACGGCGAGGTCCGGTTCGACCAGGGCTCCCGTGCCCTGTACGCCAATGACGCCTCCAACTTCCGGCAGGTGCCGATCGGGGTGGTGGTGCCGAGGACGCGCGAGGACGTCGTCGCCACCCACCGGATCTGCCATCGCTTCGACGCGCCCGTGCTCAACCGCGGTGGCGGGACCAGCCTGTCCGGCGAGACGGTCAACTACGCGGTGGTCCTGGACCACACCAAGTACCTCACCGGCATCGGCATGTTCGATCCGGACCGCCGCATGGTGACCTGCGAGCCGGGGGTGATCAACGAGGAGCTGAACCGCCATACCGGGCGGCACGACCTGGTGTTCGGCCCCGACCCCTCCTCGCACGGCCGCTGCGCCATCGGTGGCAACATCGGTAACAACTCCTGCGGTGTCCATTCGGTACAGTCCCGGTTGTACGGTCCAGGGCCGCGCACCTCGGACAACGTGCACGCGCTCGAGGTCGTCACCTACGAAGGCGAACGCTTCTGGGTGGGCAACGGGGAGGAGGATCGGATCGAGGAGATCGTCGCAGCGGGCGGGCGCAAGGGGGAGATCTACGCCGCGCTGCGCGAGCTGCGCGACCGCTACGCCGATGCCATCCGTGCCGGGTTCCGGCCGGTGCGCGAGGTGCCGCGCCGGGTGTCCGGTTACAACCTGGACGAACTGCTGCCGGGACGCGGGTTCAACGTCGCCAGCGCGCTGGTCGGGACGGAGAGCACCTGCGTCACCGTGCTGCGCTCCACCCTGCTGCTGACCCCGGCGATGCAGCAGCGCACGCTCGTGGTGGTGCGCTACCCGGACATCATCGCCGCGGCAGGGCACGCACCGGAGATCGTCGAGCGGTGGCGGCCGATCGGGCTGGAGGCCCTCGACGGCGACCTGGTGCGCAGCCAGCTCGAACAGCGCATGCACACCAGGGAGATCCAGCACCTGCCAGGAGATGCGGACGGTGCCTGGCTGCTGGTCCAGTTCGGTGCGGACACGGCGTGCGAGTCGGCTGGGCAGGCGGGGGAGTTCGCCAGCTGGCTGGAGCACGAGCACCGGGTGGAACCCGGCCGGATTCTGGTCGCCACCGACGCGGCCACCAGCGCGGACATCTGGCAGATCCGGGAAGGCGGGCTGGGCGGAACCGCCTTCGCGCACGACCGGGACAACTGGCCGGGCTGGGAGGACTCCGCGGTGCCGCCGCACCGGCTCGCCGACTACCTCGCCGCGTTGCGCGCGAAGCTGGACGCGCACGGCCTGAGTGGTGCCATGTACGGCCATTTCGGCGAGGGATGCGTGCATTCGCGGATCAGCTTCGACCTGCGCAGCCGCACCGGCGTCGCGGACTACCGGGCCTTCCTCGCCGAGGCCGCCGACCTGGTGGTGTCCTTCGGCGGCAGCCTTTCCGGGGAACACGGTGACGGCCAGCAACGCGCCGAGCTGCTGGAGAAGCAGTACGGAGCCGAGCTGGTGCGGGCAATGCGGGAGTTCAAGGCGATCTGGGACCCGGACTGGAAGATGAATCCGGGGAAGGTGGTCGACCCGTACCGGCTGGACGAGGACCTGCGGCTGGGCGCCGGGTACCACCCCTGGCACCCCGGCACGGCCTTCGCCTACCCCGAGGAGAACGGCGACTTCGCGCATGCCGGGCTGCGCTGCGTCGGCATCGGCAAGTGCCGGGAACCCGCGCGGGACCAGGTGATGTGCCCCAGCTATCAGGTGACCAAGGAGGAGAAGCACTCCACGAGGGGCCGGGCGCGGCTGCTGTTCGAGATGCTCAACGGCGAGGTGATCACCGACGGCTGGCAGTCGAGGGAGGTCGCCGACGCACTCGACCTCTGCCTGGCGTGCAAGGGATGCACCAGTGAATGCCCGGTCAATGTGGACATACCTACCTACAAGGCCGAGTTCCTGCGGCACCACTACCGGTCCTGGCGGCGCTGGCGACCCCGGCACGCCTACGCCTTCGGGCTGATCGACCAGGCCGCACGGGCCGCCGCGCGGATACCCGAACTGGCCAATTTCGCCACCGGGGCACCGGGTCTCGACAGGCTGGCGAAGCTGGCCGCCGGGATCGACCGGCGGCGGCCGCTGCCCAGGTTCGCGCCGATGACCCTGCAGGAATGGTTCCGCCGCCGGGGCGGCACCGCCAACCCCCACGGTCGCCCGGTGGTGCTGTTCCCGGACACCTTCAACAACCATTTCCATACCGAGGTCGGGGTGGCCTGCGTTGAGGAGATCGAGGCCGCCGGCTGGCGAGTCGTACTGCCCGACCGGCATATGTGCTGCGGGCGGCCGCTGTACGACTACGGTTTCCTTGACCTCGCGGGGCGCTACCTCGGGCGGGTACTGGACACCCTGCGGGAGTATGTGCGTGCGGACGTTCCGGTGGTCGGGATGGAACCGAGCTGCCTCGCGGTGTTCAGGGACGAGCTGATGCGGATCATGCCGCATGACGAGGACGCGCGGCGGCTGACCGCCAATGCCTACCACTTCGCCGAGTTCTTCCGTACCTTCGACATCCGGCCGCCGCGGCTGGAGCGGGACGCGCTGCTGTGGGGCCACTGCCACCACAAGGCGACCGGCGGCACCGCGCCCGAGCGCGCGCTGCTGGAGGACATGGGGCTGGACGTGCGGGAGGTCACCGGGGGCTGCTGCGGCCTTGCCGGGTCCTGGGGGTTCGAGGACGGCAAGTACCAGATCTCGATGGACTGCGGTGAGCAGGCGCTGCTGCCCGCCGTGCGCGAGGCCGATCCCGCGACGCTGATGATCACGGACGGCTTTTCCTGCTCCACCCAGATCGCCGACGCGGGCACCGGCCGCCGGGCGCTGCATACCGCGCAGGTGCTGCGTCAGGCCCGGCTCGGCGCGGAGCGCACCGGCACCCGCCCGCGGCCGCCCGGGTACCGCAGGGTCGCCCGTACCGCGCTGGGGCCTGCCGTCGCGCTCGCCGCAGGCTGGGCCGGGACGCGGGTGCTGCGCGGCGTGGCCGCGCGCCGGTGA
- a CDS encoding glycoside hydrolase family 15 protein has translation MSPGTPSPSSGEPPPEVLRDYALLADGERGALIGSHGEIGWLCVPRWDSAAVFCTLLGGRGHYTVRPSGKHFVPGGFYEDGSLIWRSRWMLGGGAIECREALVFPGDPHSAVLLRRIHAVDGDAAVTVVLEPRADFDREPMRSLRRDHGGWRARVGPLHLRWTGAEQARKRGSSLVAELAIPAGTTHDLVLELSDRPLSGAPADPAAAWEATAQQWSTAVPGLADVLGSRDARRAYAVQRGLTSTHGGMVAAATTSLPERARAGRNYDYRYTWIRDQCFTAQAVAAIGADGDPLLDNAADFVAERLHADGPRLSPVYTVSGQRVPDERPIGNLPGYPGGAARTGNRAVRGFQLDAFGEALLMFAAAARRGRLDSRHWRAVDIAVDAIERRCDEPDAGIWELDEEHWAHSRLSCVAGLRAMAATGPPHGRAGRWSALADTILADAARDCVHPSGRWQRSARDDRVDAALLLPAVRGALPADDPRSVATLDAVRTELAEDGYVYRFRHDQRPLHAAEGAFLLCGFLTALACRQRGQEVEARGWFERSRAACGPPGLYAEEFDVVQHQLRGNLPQAFVHALFLEAGCRLSDPAA, from the coding sequence ATGAGCCCAGGTACGCCGAGTCCTTCCTCCGGTGAGCCACCGCCCGAGGTCCTGCGCGACTACGCCTTGCTGGCCGACGGCGAGCGGGGCGCGCTGATCGGTTCGCACGGGGAGATCGGCTGGCTGTGCGTACCGAGATGGGACTCGGCCGCGGTGTTCTGCACGTTGCTCGGCGGGCGCGGCCACTACACCGTGCGCCCGTCGGGTAAGCATTTCGTACCCGGTGGGTTCTACGAGGACGGTTCGCTGATCTGGCGGTCCCGCTGGATGCTGGGCGGCGGTGCGATCGAGTGCCGGGAGGCGCTGGTGTTCCCCGGCGACCCGCACAGCGCGGTCCTGCTGCGCCGGATCCATGCGGTGGACGGCGACGCCGCGGTGACGGTCGTGCTCGAACCCCGCGCCGACTTCGACCGGGAGCCGATGCGCTCGCTACGCAGGGACCACGGCGGCTGGCGGGCCAGGGTCGGTCCGCTGCACCTGCGCTGGACCGGCGCGGAGCAGGCGCGGAAACGGGGGAGTTCGCTGGTGGCCGAGCTGGCCATTCCCGCGGGGACCACGCACGACCTGGTGCTGGAGCTGTCCGACCGCCCGTTGTCCGGGGCCCCGGCGGATCCGGCCGCAGCCTGGGAGGCCACCGCGCAGCAGTGGAGCACCGCGGTTCCTGGGCTGGCCGACGTGCTCGGTAGCAGGGACGCCCGCCGCGCCTACGCGGTGCAGCGCGGCCTGACCAGCACCCACGGCGGGATGGTCGCCGCAGCCACGACCTCCCTGCCGGAGCGGGCGCGTGCCGGACGCAACTACGACTACCGCTACACCTGGATCCGGGACCAGTGCTTCACCGCACAGGCGGTCGCCGCCATCGGCGCGGACGGCGATCCGCTGCTGGACAACGCGGCCGACTTCGTCGCCGAGCGGCTGCACGCGGACGGGCCGCGGTTGTCCCCGGTCTACACGGTCAGCGGACAGCGGGTGCCCGACGAGCGGCCGATCGGCAACCTGCCCGGCTATCCAGGCGGTGCCGCGCGGACGGGTAACCGGGCGGTGCGGGGTTTCCAGCTGGATGCCTTCGGCGAGGCGCTGCTGATGTTCGCCGCGGCTGCCCGGCGCGGGAGACTGGACTCCCGCCACTGGCGGGCCGTTGACATCGCCGTGGATGCCATCGAGCGGCGGTGCGACGAGCCGGACGCCGGTATCTGGGAGCTGGACGAGGAGCACTGGGCGCACTCGCGGCTCAGCTGCGTGGCCGGTCTGCGCGCCATGGCGGCGACCGGCCCGCCCCACGGACGAGCCGGCCGGTGGAGTGCCCTTGCCGACACCATTCTGGCGGACGCGGCGCGGGATTGCGTGCACCCCAGCGGTCGCTGGCAGCGTTCGGCACGGGACGACCGGGTGGATGCCGCGCTGCTGCTGCCGGCGGTGCGCGGCGCCCTTCCCGCCGACGACCCCCGTAGCGTCGCGACCCTGGACGCGGTGCGCACCGAGCTGGCCGAGGACGGCTATGTCTACCGTTTCCGGCACGACCAGCGGCCGCTGCACGCGGCCGAGGGCGCGTTCCTGCTGTGCGGGTTCCTCACCGCGCTGGCCTGCCGGCAGCGAGGCCAGGAGGTCGAGGCGAGGGGCTGGTTCGAGCGCAGCAGGGCGGCCTGCGGACCGCCAGGGTTGTACGCCGAGGAGTTCGACGTGGTGCAGCACCAGCTCCGCGGGAACCTGCCACAGGCCTTCGTGCACGCCCTGTTCCTCGAGGCGGGCTGCCGGCTCAGCGACCCCGCGGCGTGA
- a CDS encoding PfkB family carbohydrate kinase gives MSAEVVVLGQLGRDLVLRVGEPPGTGQAAPVRSRREMLGGKGGNQAVGLAQLGMPTALVGVLGADDVGDGLLERLGADHVDASHVVRRPGAETALIVDVVDDHGQWRYLEHIPDAVLATEGDVFAASSLIGAARAVVVQLQQPASSALTTARLARAAGASVVLDGAPAADGHRELLALAEVVRADAREAEYLAGHPINGVQDAHRAARDLLAAGPELVVLAVSGQGNLFATREGYEFLPLLDTPVVDTTGAGDALVATLTAARTRGRPYREAARLAVSAAAETASHAGGRPELTPEDLRTPR, from the coding sequence ATGTCCGCGGAGGTAGTAGTGCTGGGCCAGCTTGGCCGCGACCTCGTGCTCCGGGTGGGCGAGCCGCCGGGCACAGGCCAGGCCGCTCCGGTGCGCTCACGCAGGGAGATGCTGGGTGGCAAGGGCGGCAACCAGGCGGTGGGACTCGCGCAGCTGGGTATGCCGACCGCACTGGTCGGGGTGCTCGGCGCCGATGACGTCGGCGACGGGTTGCTGGAACGGCTCGGCGCCGACCACGTCGATGCCTCGCATGTGGTGCGCCGTCCCGGCGCCGAGACGGCGCTGATCGTGGATGTGGTCGACGACCACGGCCAGTGGCGCTACCTCGAGCACATCCCGGACGCCGTCCTGGCCACCGAGGGCGACGTGTTCGCGGCCTCGTCGCTGATCGGCGCCGCGCGGGCGGTCGTCGTGCAGCTCCAGCAACCCGCCTCGAGCGCACTCACCACCGCCCGGCTCGCGCGGGCAGCGGGCGCGAGCGTCGTGCTGGACGGCGCCCCGGCGGCCGACGGGCACCGCGAGCTGCTGGCGCTCGCCGAGGTGGTCCGCGCCGACGCGCGGGAGGCCGAGTACCTGGCCGGGCACCCGATCAACGGTGTGCAGGACGCGCACAGGGCCGCGCGGGACCTGCTCGCCGCGGGCCCGGAGCTGGTGGTGCTCGCGGTGTCCGGACAGGGCAACCTGTTCGCCACCCGGGAGGGCTACGAGTTCCTGCCGCTGCTGGACACGCCGGTCGTGGACACCACAGGGGCGGGTGACGCGCTGGTGGCCACGTTGACCGCGGCCCGCACCCGCGGCCGCCCCTACCGGGAGGCCGCGCGGCTGGCGGTCTCGGCGGCGGCGGAGACCGCCAGCCACGCGGGTGGGCGGCCGGAGCTGACCCCGGAGGATCTGCGGACACCCCGGTGA
- a CDS encoding alanine/glycine:cation symporter family protein, giving the protein MSRIPIELAATSAPPDSSTHVLAAEGGTLASIESWINETFTPLQEWLSSVVMAEITVFGITFPWIVAWLVLAATVFSVYFGFIQFRGFKLATEIVRGKYSKKDEPGEITHFQALSSAVSGTVGLGNIAGVGIAVSIGGAGATFWMILAGLLGMCTKFVECTLGVKYREIHADGTVSGGPMHYLPKGLAERFGNGGRAVGRVLAVLAAIMILFFALSGGNMFQANQTFAQLKDVTGGSDGFLGSDGAALVFGVLLAALVGVVIVGGIRSIGKVTSRLVPTMAVIYVAACLIVILVNITDVPAAFGEIISGAFTASGVVGGAIGALIVGFQRAAFSNEAGLGSASIAHSAVKTKHPVTEGLVALLEPFIDTVIVCTMTALTIIIAKTQFWEDAKSAYVQAGDTPDGVTVTSESFATVLPWFPYVLAVAVALFALSTLITWSYYGQKAWTFLFGKSRTSERVYQAIFLVFVVAGSVLTVGTVIDFADAVLFSLALFNIIGLYVLVPVVKRELKEYRAKIRSGEIERNDDLRTPR; this is encoded by the coding sequence ATGTCTAGGATTCCCATCGAGCTGGCGGCCACGAGCGCGCCACCGGACTCCAGCACACACGTGCTGGCCGCCGAGGGCGGCACCCTCGCCTCGATCGAGAGCTGGATCAACGAGACCTTCACCCCGCTGCAGGAGTGGCTGTCCAGCGTCGTGATGGCCGAGATCACGGTCTTCGGCATCACCTTCCCATGGATCGTGGCCTGGCTGGTCCTCGCGGCGACCGTGTTCTCGGTGTACTTCGGCTTCATCCAGTTCCGCGGGTTCAAGCTGGCGACCGAGATCGTCCGGGGCAAGTACAGCAAGAAGGACGAACCGGGCGAGATCACCCACTTCCAGGCACTCAGCTCCGCCGTATCCGGGACGGTCGGCCTCGGCAATATCGCGGGTGTCGGTATCGCCGTGAGCATCGGCGGCGCCGGTGCCACCTTCTGGATGATCCTTGCCGGCCTGCTGGGCATGTGCACCAAGTTCGTGGAATGCACGCTCGGCGTGAAGTACCGCGAGATCCACGCCGACGGCACCGTCTCCGGCGGGCCCATGCACTACCTGCCCAAGGGGCTGGCCGAGCGGTTCGGCAACGGCGGCAGGGCGGTCGGCAGGGTACTGGCCGTGCTCGCCGCGATCATGATCCTGTTCTTCGCCCTTTCCGGCGGCAACATGTTCCAGGCGAACCAGACCTTCGCCCAGCTCAAGGACGTCACCGGGGGCTCGGACGGTTTCCTCGGCAGTGACGGCGCGGCGCTGGTGTTCGGCGTCCTGCTCGCCGCGCTGGTCGGCGTGGTGATCGTCGGCGGGATCAGGTCCATCGGCAAGGTGACCAGCAGGCTGGTGCCGACCATGGCGGTCATCTACGTCGCCGCGTGCCTGATCGTCATCCTGGTCAACATCACCGACGTGCCCGCAGCCTTCGGTGAGATCATCTCCGGGGCGTTCACCGCGAGCGGTGTGGTCGGCGGCGCGATCGGCGCGCTGATCGTCGGCTTCCAGCGAGCCGCCTTCTCCAACGAGGCCGGCCTGGGCTCGGCCTCGATCGCGCACTCGGCGGTGAAGACGAAGCACCCGGTAACCGAGGGTCTGGTCGCGCTGCTCGAGCCGTTCATCGACACCGTGATCGTCTGCACGATGACCGCGCTGACGATCATCATCGCCAAGACCCAGTTCTGGGAGGACGCGAAGTCGGCCTACGTGCAGGCCGGGGACACCCCGGACGGGGTGACGGTGACCTCGGAGTCCTTCGCCACGGTGCTGCCCTGGTTCCCGTACGTGCTGGCCGTTGCGGTGGCCCTTTTCGCACTGTCCACACTCATCACCTGGAGCTACTACGGTCAGAAGGCGTGGACCTTCCTGTTCGGCAAGAGCCGCACCAGCGAGCGCGTCTACCAGGCGATCTTCCTGGTGTTCGTGGTCGCAGGCTCGGTGCTGACGGTCGGCACGGTGATCGACTTCGCGGACGCCGTGCTGTTCTCCCTCGCGCTGTTCAACATCATCGGCCTCTACGTGCTGGTGCCGGTGGTCAAGCGGGAGCTCAAGGAGTACCGCGCGAAGATCCGTTCCGGCGAGATCGAGCGCAACGACGACCTCCGCACCCCGCGATGA
- a CDS encoding MbtH family protein, which yields MDDTYLVVLNDEEQFSIWFADRDLPAGWRAEGFSGTRAECLAHIDATWTDMRPRSVREHLTAHNG from the coding sequence ATGGACGACACCTATCTGGTCGTGCTGAACGACGAGGAACAGTTCTCGATCTGGTTCGCCGACCGCGACCTCCCGGCAGGCTGGCGGGCTGAAGGCTTCAGCGGCACGCGCGCGGAGTGCCTGGCCCATATCGACGCGACGTGGACCGATATGCGCCCGCGCAGCGTCCGCGAGCACCTCACGGCACACAACGGGTAA